The Corvus hawaiiensis isolate bCorHaw1 chromosome 2, bCorHaw1.pri.cur, whole genome shotgun sequence genome includes a window with the following:
- the IL1RL1 gene encoding interleukin-1 receptor-like 1 isoform X3, whose amino-acid sequence MFRNMMGHIDLIMLSTFLSVSMTSETFDSMEGEALVIKCPKWSSSMKVTWYRMDTNKIIPAEEEGSRVFSIERFLWFLPTSREDSGNYTCVTHFSSNRTKSYNMSVQVHSYKPGECFPSQIRYPNDTGRGKIVCPTIDNYKNATIIQWYKDCKPLQEQRYFEKEKYIYIENPRKEDDGYYTCQFIYTHKGNVFNVSATRIFISEAKYSPLPPQIIFPKNEDVIEAELGAVLSLKCQARLGIKKQPLAAVRWDVNNIPVKSLVFYRFHEETHFFEGREQEHYEETTLNITEVKKEDLQSNFTCIALNTMYNTRVTVTLRLKVQSAEVLPTVLLIAGSLVLLGAIAISVIFYQSLRADIVLLYREIFQPDSVKDDGKIYDAYVIYPKNHTSEANFVEYFVYQIMPDILEDKCGYKLCIYGRDICPGEDHIFSLCQ is encoded by the exons ATG ttTAGAAATATGATGGGCCATATAGATTTGATCATGCTATCTACCTTCCTCTCGGTTTCCATGACATCTGAAACAT TTGATTCTATGGAAGGTGAGGCTTTAGTTATAAAATGTCCCAAATGGAGTTCGTCTATGAAAGTCACCTGGTATCGCATGGATACTAACAAAATAATTCCTGCAGAAGAGGAGGGATCACGAGTGTTTTCCATAGAACGATTTCTTTGGTTTCTGCCAACTTCGAGAGAGGATTCTGGAAACTACACTTGTGTAACACATTT TTCAAGTAATCGTACAAAATCATACAACATGAGTGTGCAAGTGCATTCATACAAGCCAGGAGAATGTTTCCCAAGTCAGATTCGTTACCCAAATGAcactggaagaggaaaaattgtTTGTCCTACCATTGATAACTATAAGAATGCTACTATCATCCAGTGGTACAAG gactGCAAACCTCTTCAAGAACAGAGATACTtcgagaaagaaaaatatatttatatcgAGAACCCAAGAAAGGAGGATGATGGTTACTATACTTGTCAATTTATTTATACTCATAAAGGAAATGTATTTAATGTATCAGCAACAAGAATTTTCATAAGTGAGG CAAAATACTCACCTCTACCACCTCAAATCATATTTCCAAAGAATGAAGACGTAATAGAAGCAGAGCTTG GTGCTGTTTTGTCTCTGAAATGTCAGGCCCGCCTGGGGATTAAGAAACAGCCACTGGCTGCTGTCAGATGGGATGTGAATAACATCCCAGTGAAAAGCCTTGTTTTTTATAGATTTCATGAAGAAACTCATTT TTTTGAAGGACGTGAGCAAGAACACTATGAAGAGACTACTTTGAATAtaactgaagtaaaaaaagagGATCTGCAGTCAAATTTCACATGTATAGCATTGAACACAATGTACAACACAAGAGTCACGGTGACATTACGACTCAAAGTGCAATCTGCGG AGGTTCTTCCTACTGTCCTCCTGATTGCAGGATCTCTAGTTCTGCTAGGTGCAATAGCAATCTCAGTTATATTTTACCAGTCTCTCCGAGCTGATATTGTCCTGTTGTATCGGGAGATATTCCAGCCCGACTCAGTCAAGGATG ATGGGAAGATATATGATGCGTATGTTATCTACCCCAAAAACCACACCAGTGAAGCTAATTTTGTGGAATATTTTGTTTACCAAATCATGCCAGATATTCTAGAAGATAAATGTGGATATAAACTGTGTATTTATGGGAGAGATATATGTCCTGGAGAAG ACCAtatcttttctctctgtcagTGA
- the IL1RL1 gene encoding interleukin-1 receptor-like 1 isoform X4 yields the protein MFRNMMGHIDLIMLSTFLSVSMTSETFDSMEGEALVIKCPKWSSSMKVTWYRMDTNKIIPAEEEGSRVFSIERFLWFLPTSREDSGNYTCVTHFSSNRTKSYNMSVQVHSYKPGECFPSQIRYPNDTGRGKIVCPTIDNYKNATIIQWYKDCKPLQEQRYFEKEKYIYIENPRKEDDGYYTCQFIYTHKGNVFNVSATRIFISEAKYSPLPPQIIFPKNEDVIEAELGAVLSLKCQARLGIKKQPLAAVRWDVNNIPVKSLVFYRFHEETHFFEGREQEHYEETTLNITEVKKEDLQSNFTCIALNTMYNTRVTVTLRLKVQSAGLQ from the exons ATG ttTAGAAATATGATGGGCCATATAGATTTGATCATGCTATCTACCTTCCTCTCGGTTTCCATGACATCTGAAACAT TTGATTCTATGGAAGGTGAGGCTTTAGTTATAAAATGTCCCAAATGGAGTTCGTCTATGAAAGTCACCTGGTATCGCATGGATACTAACAAAATAATTCCTGCAGAAGAGGAGGGATCACGAGTGTTTTCCATAGAACGATTTCTTTGGTTTCTGCCAACTTCGAGAGAGGATTCTGGAAACTACACTTGTGTAACACATTT TTCAAGTAATCGTACAAAATCATACAACATGAGTGTGCAAGTGCATTCATACAAGCCAGGAGAATGTTTCCCAAGTCAGATTCGTTACCCAAATGAcactggaagaggaaaaattgtTTGTCCTACCATTGATAACTATAAGAATGCTACTATCATCCAGTGGTACAAG gactGCAAACCTCTTCAAGAACAGAGATACTtcgagaaagaaaaatatatttatatcgAGAACCCAAGAAAGGAGGATGATGGTTACTATACTTGTCAATTTATTTATACTCATAAAGGAAATGTATTTAATGTATCAGCAACAAGAATTTTCATAAGTGAGG CAAAATACTCACCTCTACCACCTCAAATCATATTTCCAAAGAATGAAGACGTAATAGAAGCAGAGCTTG GTGCTGTTTTGTCTCTGAAATGTCAGGCCCGCCTGGGGATTAAGAAACAGCCACTGGCTGCTGTCAGATGGGATGTGAATAACATCCCAGTGAAAAGCCTTGTTTTTTATAGATTTCATGAAGAAACTCATTT TTTTGAAGGACGTGAGCAAGAACACTATGAAGAGACTACTTTGAATAtaactgaagtaaaaaaagagGATCTGCAGTCAAATTTCACATGTATAGCATTGAACACAATGTACAACACAAGAGTCACGGTGACATTACGACTCAAAGTGCAATCTGCGG GTCTTCAGTAA
- the IL1RL1 gene encoding interleukin-1 receptor-like 1 isoform X2 — protein MMGHIDLIMLSTFLSVSMTSETFDSMEGEALVIKCPKWSSSMKVTWYRMDTNKIIPAEEEGSRVFSIERFLWFLPTSREDSGNYTCVTHFSSNRTKSYNMSVQVHSYKPGECFPSQIRYPNDTGRGKIVCPTIDNYKNATIIQWYKDCKPLQEQRYFEKEKYIYIENPRKEDDGYYTCQFIYTHKGNVFNVSATRIFISEAKYSPLPPQIIFPKNEDVIEAELGAVLSLKCQARLGIKKQPLAAVRWDVNNIPVKSLVFYRFHEETHFFEGREQEHYEETTLNITEVKKEDLQSNFTCIALNTMYNTRVTVTLRLKVQSAEVLPTVLLIAGSLVLLGAIAISVIFYQSLRADIVLLYREIFQPDSVKDDGKIYDAYVIYPKNHTSEANFVEYFVYQIMPDILEDKCGYKLCIYGRDICPGEDAASAIEKRMQKSRRLIVLLTHQLIHSKEDAYDQHIALYNALIQNDTKVILLEMETIGTYGNLQESLRFIIKQQGTIKWKEEHTAHPQSPSSKFWKQVRYHMPLTRRSSHSANTR, from the exons ATGATGGGCCATATAGATTTGATCATGCTATCTACCTTCCTCTCGGTTTCCATGACATCTGAAACAT TTGATTCTATGGAAGGTGAGGCTTTAGTTATAAAATGTCCCAAATGGAGTTCGTCTATGAAAGTCACCTGGTATCGCATGGATACTAACAAAATAATTCCTGCAGAAGAGGAGGGATCACGAGTGTTTTCCATAGAACGATTTCTTTGGTTTCTGCCAACTTCGAGAGAGGATTCTGGAAACTACACTTGTGTAACACATTT TTCAAGTAATCGTACAAAATCATACAACATGAGTGTGCAAGTGCATTCATACAAGCCAGGAGAATGTTTCCCAAGTCAGATTCGTTACCCAAATGAcactggaagaggaaaaattgtTTGTCCTACCATTGATAACTATAAGAATGCTACTATCATCCAGTGGTACAAG gactGCAAACCTCTTCAAGAACAGAGATACTtcgagaaagaaaaatatatttatatcgAGAACCCAAGAAAGGAGGATGATGGTTACTATACTTGTCAATTTATTTATACTCATAAAGGAAATGTATTTAATGTATCAGCAACAAGAATTTTCATAAGTGAGG CAAAATACTCACCTCTACCACCTCAAATCATATTTCCAAAGAATGAAGACGTAATAGAAGCAGAGCTTG GTGCTGTTTTGTCTCTGAAATGTCAGGCCCGCCTGGGGATTAAGAAACAGCCACTGGCTGCTGTCAGATGGGATGTGAATAACATCCCAGTGAAAAGCCTTGTTTTTTATAGATTTCATGAAGAAACTCATTT TTTTGAAGGACGTGAGCAAGAACACTATGAAGAGACTACTTTGAATAtaactgaagtaaaaaaagagGATCTGCAGTCAAATTTCACATGTATAGCATTGAACACAATGTACAACACAAGAGTCACGGTGACATTACGACTCAAAGTGCAATCTGCGG AGGTTCTTCCTACTGTCCTCCTGATTGCAGGATCTCTAGTTCTGCTAGGTGCAATAGCAATCTCAGTTATATTTTACCAGTCTCTCCGAGCTGATATTGTCCTGTTGTATCGGGAGATATTCCAGCCCGACTCAGTCAAGGATG ATGGGAAGATATATGATGCGTATGTTATCTACCCCAAAAACCACACCAGTGAAGCTAATTTTGTGGAATATTTTGTTTACCAAATCATGCCAGATATTCTAGAAGATAAATGTGGATATAAACTGTGTATTTATGGGAGAGATATATGTCCTGGAGAAG ATGCAGCCAGTGCAATTGAGAAGAGGATGCAGAAGAGCAGACGGCTGATCGTCCTGCTAACACACCAGCTGATTCATTCAAAAGAAGATGCTTATGATCAACACATTGCTTTATACAATGCCCTCATTCAAAATGACACAAAGGTGATCCTTCTGGAAATGGAGACAATTGGGACTTATGGGAATCTTCAGGAATCTCTTAGGTTTATTATTAAGCAGCAAGGTACCATCAAATGGAAAGAGGAGCACACAGCGCACCCCCAGTCCCCCAGTTCTAAGTTCTGGAAACAGGTGAGGTACCATATGCCACTGACACGCAGGTCCTCACACTCGGCTAACACCAGGTGA
- the IL1RL1 gene encoding interleukin-1 receptor-like 1 isoform X1, giving the protein MFRNMMGHIDLIMLSTFLSVSMTSETFDSMEGEALVIKCPKWSSSMKVTWYRMDTNKIIPAEEEGSRVFSIERFLWFLPTSREDSGNYTCVTHFSSNRTKSYNMSVQVHSYKPGECFPSQIRYPNDTGRGKIVCPTIDNYKNATIIQWYKDCKPLQEQRYFEKEKYIYIENPRKEDDGYYTCQFIYTHKGNVFNVSATRIFISEAKYSPLPPQIIFPKNEDVIEAELGAVLSLKCQARLGIKKQPLAAVRWDVNNIPVKSLVFYRFHEETHFFEGREQEHYEETTLNITEVKKEDLQSNFTCIALNTMYNTRVTVTLRLKVQSAEVLPTVLLIAGSLVLLGAIAISVIFYQSLRADIVLLYREIFQPDSVKDDGKIYDAYVIYPKNHTSEANFVEYFVYQIMPDILEDKCGYKLCIYGRDICPGEDAASAIEKRMQKSRRLIVLLTHQLIHSKEDAYDQHIALYNALIQNDTKVILLEMETIGTYGNLQESLRFIIKQQGTIKWKEEHTAHPQSPSSKFWKQVRYHMPLTRRSSHSANTR; this is encoded by the exons ATG ttTAGAAATATGATGGGCCATATAGATTTGATCATGCTATCTACCTTCCTCTCGGTTTCCATGACATCTGAAACAT TTGATTCTATGGAAGGTGAGGCTTTAGTTATAAAATGTCCCAAATGGAGTTCGTCTATGAAAGTCACCTGGTATCGCATGGATACTAACAAAATAATTCCTGCAGAAGAGGAGGGATCACGAGTGTTTTCCATAGAACGATTTCTTTGGTTTCTGCCAACTTCGAGAGAGGATTCTGGAAACTACACTTGTGTAACACATTT TTCAAGTAATCGTACAAAATCATACAACATGAGTGTGCAAGTGCATTCATACAAGCCAGGAGAATGTTTCCCAAGTCAGATTCGTTACCCAAATGAcactggaagaggaaaaattgtTTGTCCTACCATTGATAACTATAAGAATGCTACTATCATCCAGTGGTACAAG gactGCAAACCTCTTCAAGAACAGAGATACTtcgagaaagaaaaatatatttatatcgAGAACCCAAGAAAGGAGGATGATGGTTACTATACTTGTCAATTTATTTATACTCATAAAGGAAATGTATTTAATGTATCAGCAACAAGAATTTTCATAAGTGAGG CAAAATACTCACCTCTACCACCTCAAATCATATTTCCAAAGAATGAAGACGTAATAGAAGCAGAGCTTG GTGCTGTTTTGTCTCTGAAATGTCAGGCCCGCCTGGGGATTAAGAAACAGCCACTGGCTGCTGTCAGATGGGATGTGAATAACATCCCAGTGAAAAGCCTTGTTTTTTATAGATTTCATGAAGAAACTCATTT TTTTGAAGGACGTGAGCAAGAACACTATGAAGAGACTACTTTGAATAtaactgaagtaaaaaaagagGATCTGCAGTCAAATTTCACATGTATAGCATTGAACACAATGTACAACACAAGAGTCACGGTGACATTACGACTCAAAGTGCAATCTGCGG AGGTTCTTCCTACTGTCCTCCTGATTGCAGGATCTCTAGTTCTGCTAGGTGCAATAGCAATCTCAGTTATATTTTACCAGTCTCTCCGAGCTGATATTGTCCTGTTGTATCGGGAGATATTCCAGCCCGACTCAGTCAAGGATG ATGGGAAGATATATGATGCGTATGTTATCTACCCCAAAAACCACACCAGTGAAGCTAATTTTGTGGAATATTTTGTTTACCAAATCATGCCAGATATTCTAGAAGATAAATGTGGATATAAACTGTGTATTTATGGGAGAGATATATGTCCTGGAGAAG ATGCAGCCAGTGCAATTGAGAAGAGGATGCAGAAGAGCAGACGGCTGATCGTCCTGCTAACACACCAGCTGATTCATTCAAAAGAAGATGCTTATGATCAACACATTGCTTTATACAATGCCCTCATTCAAAATGACACAAAGGTGATCCTTCTGGAAATGGAGACAATTGGGACTTATGGGAATCTTCAGGAATCTCTTAGGTTTATTATTAAGCAGCAAGGTACCATCAAATGGAAAGAGGAGCACACAGCGCACCCCCAGTCCCCCAGTTCTAAGTTCTGGAAACAGGTGAGGTACCATATGCCACTGACACGCAGGTCCTCACACTCGGCTAACACCAGGTGA